A section of the Streptomyces sp. NBC_00178 genome encodes:
- a CDS encoding SRPBCC family protein: MEHEVFVPVPVASLRRTLADAARVARCVPGLQQDADAAAGPLAGRLKFRAGGHTITYRGALTLRVPEDGDTFSVTGKGVEARGAGSAELTLTIALAESDGGTTVTYSGSASGDGRIVDLDDAGAVAAAQRLLDRFTQQLVTETLAARDGAPVGEEPPSAGAATGTGASEGSVDASDDKTPDDETPDDETSGDRTSGQAVPDEATPDEATPDGTASDGQESGKPSPAEPQGGEPSPPEPPSIDGESLFDTPVPPPSLDPSAELEFTVPDEPPAEAAHARRTMIGRSTEEVDHAPPRGRYAPVPSPEAGAVGITLRWAAPAAALAIASAVVVGRALRRRRP; this comes from the coding sequence ATGGAGCATGAGGTGTTCGTTCCGGTTCCGGTCGCGTCCCTTCGGCGGACGCTGGCCGATGCCGCCCGCGTCGCGCGCTGCGTGCCGGGACTCCAGCAGGATGCCGACGCGGCGGCGGGACCGCTCGCGGGACGGCTGAAGTTCCGTGCCGGTGGCCACACCATCACCTATCGCGGGGCCCTGACCCTGCGGGTCCCCGAGGACGGGGACACCTTCTCCGTGACGGGAAAGGGTGTGGAGGCCCGGGGGGCGGGCTCCGCCGAGCTGACCCTGACCATCGCCCTCGCGGAGTCGGACGGCGGCACGACCGTCACCTACTCCGGAAGCGCGAGCGGTGACGGCCGCATCGTGGACCTGGACGATGCGGGTGCGGTCGCGGCGGCGCAGCGGCTGCTGGACCGGTTCACGCAGCAGCTGGTGACGGAGACGCTGGCCGCGCGGGACGGTGCGCCGGTGGGGGAGGAACCGCCGTCCGCGGGCGCGGCGACGGGGACAGGGGCGTCCGAGGGATCGGTGGACGCTTCCGACGACAAGACCCCCGACGACGAGACGCCCGACGACGAGACCTCCGGCGACAGGACCTCCGGCCAGGCGGTCCCCGACGAGGCGACTCCCGACGAGGCGACCCCCGACGGGACGGCGTCCGACGGGCAGGAGTCCGGCAAGCCGTCACCCGCGGAGCCGCAGGGCGGTGAGCCGTCGCCGCCGGAGCCGCCGTCCATCGACGGGGAGTCCCTGTTCGACACGCCCGTGCCACCACCGTCGCTCGACCCGTCCGCGGAACTGGAGTTCACCGTGCCCGACGAGCCGCCCGCCGAGGCCGCACACGCCCGCCGCACCATGATCGGCCGCAGTACCGAGGAGGTCGACCACGCCCCGCCGCGCGGCCGGTACGCCCCGGTCCCCTCGCCCGAGGCGGGAGCCGTCGGCATCACGCTGCGCTGGGCGGCGCCCGCGGCCGCGCTCGCGATCGCCTCGGCGGTGGTGGTCGGAAGGGCGCTGCGGCGGCGCAGGCCGTAG
- a CDS encoding polyamine aminopropyltransferase, with translation MIDQQTPLRSGAPGLPVRPRTGRFLVLSVVFVCAACGLVYELELVALASYLIGDSVEQASIVLSVMVFAMGIGSLLAKRLRTCAAVGFGLIEAALALVGGSSALVLYASFAWLGESRYALVGFSLAIGTLIGAEIPLLMTLIQRVDRQDAGGAVADLFAADYVGALVGGLAFPFLLLPMMGQLTGALFTGAVNAAAGGALVLWVFRHDLGARSRRLLVVVNVVVIALLATATVLADDFERAARRAVYGDGVRIAVRTGVQEVVLTGADRGSLDLYLDGRLRVSSRDDRRYHEALVHPAMNGPHGRVLILGGGDGLAAREVLRYPDVASVAVVDPDPAVTRLARTDRALAGLNGHAFEDPRLTAVTGDAFTWLRATGERYDVVISDLPDPGITASTKLYSAEFYGLVGEALAPGGRLVVHTGRVGSRPSTFRTVEASVRAGGLTTRPYLVAGRGEGSASGPDRAAGGARAPKDWGFVLAAAREVGPLGLDPGAPALRTLGARELAEAGRSAECARRGPERPSTLVHPRYWEEP, from the coding sequence ATGATCGACCAGCAGACGCCACTGCGCAGCGGTGCGCCGGGGCTTCCCGTACGGCCGAGGACCGGGCGGTTCCTCGTGCTGTCCGTGGTCTTCGTCTGCGCGGCCTGCGGCCTCGTGTACGAGCTGGAACTGGTCGCGCTGGCCTCGTATCTGATCGGCGACTCGGTCGAGCAGGCCTCCATCGTGCTCTCGGTGATGGTGTTCGCCATGGGCATCGGATCGCTCCTCGCGAAACGTTTACGCACGTGCGCCGCCGTCGGCTTCGGACTGATCGAAGCGGCTCTCGCGCTGGTCGGCGGCAGTTCGGCGCTCGTCCTCTACGCCTCCTTCGCCTGGCTCGGGGAGTCGCGCTACGCCCTGGTGGGCTTCTCGCTCGCGATCGGGACCCTCATCGGCGCGGAGATCCCGCTGCTGATGACGCTGATCCAGCGGGTCGACCGGCAGGACGCGGGCGGCGCCGTCGCGGACCTCTTCGCCGCCGACTACGTGGGCGCGCTGGTCGGCGGACTCGCCTTCCCCTTCCTGCTGCTCCCGATGATGGGGCAGCTCACCGGGGCGCTGTTCACCGGAGCGGTCAACGCGGCGGCGGGCGGTGCGCTGGTGCTCTGGGTCTTCCGGCACGACCTCGGCGCACGGTCGCGCCGGCTGCTCGTCGTCGTCAACGTCGTGGTGATCGCTCTGCTCGCCACGGCGACGGTCCTCGCCGACGACTTCGAACGGGCGGCGCGGCGCGCGGTGTACGGGGACGGGGTGCGGATCGCCGTGCGGACGGGGGTCCAGGAGGTCGTCCTCACCGGCGCGGACCGAGGCTCGCTGGATCTCTACCTCGACGGCCGTCTGCGCGTCAGCTCGCGCGACGACCGGCGCTACCACGAGGCGCTGGTGCACCCGGCGATGAACGGGCCCCACGGCCGGGTACTGATCCTCGGCGGAGGGGACGGGCTCGCCGCGCGTGAGGTGCTGCGCTACCCGGACGTCGCGTCGGTCGCGGTGGTCGATCCGGATCCGGCCGTCACCCGGTTGGCCCGTACGGACCGCGCACTCGCCGGACTGAACGGGCACGCGTTCGAGGACCCGAGGCTCACGGCGGTCACCGGTGACGCTTTCACCTGGCTGCGGGCCACCGGCGAACGCTACGACGTCGTGATCTCGGACCTCCCCGACCCGGGGATCACCGCCAGCACGAAGCTCTACTCGGCGGAGTTCTACGGGCTGGTCGGTGAGGCTCTGGCACCGGGCGGGCGGCTGGTGGTGCACACGGGGCGGGTGGGCAGCAGGCCCTCGACGTTCCGCACCGTGGAGGCGTCGGTGCGCGCGGGCGGCCTGACGACCCGGCCGTATCTCGTGGCGGGACGGGGCGAGGGCTCCGCGAGCGGGCCGGACCGGGCCGCGGGTGGTGCGCGGGCCCCGAAGGACTGGGGTTTCGTGCTGGCGGCGGCCCGCGAGGTCGGGCCGCTCGGTCTCGACCCCGGGGCGCCCGCGCTGAGGACGCTGGGGGCGCGGGAGCTGGCCGAGGCCGGGCGGTCGGCCGAGTGCGCCCGGCGGGGTCCGGAACGGCCGTCGACGCTGGTGCACCCGCGGTACTGGGAGGAGCCGTGA
- a CDS encoding DUF2617 family protein — MLTSLQTAYSDTRAADLAWTLGREPLPALAVLDLELGGAKVQMRLLGASHQVLLEEERRTCSETVACLPGSSAPLPLGVAERMGDWEYEFAARVETLSEGSFAGRAQELLALVADHPHGLAGTFPGSPYAFTAMLAQRTRGQVHWRTWHAYPQEGQLVVTRTRVGARVGASVS, encoded by the coding sequence ATGCTCACCAGCCTCCAGACCGCCTACTCCGACACCCGTGCCGCCGACCTGGCCTGGACGCTCGGCCGGGAGCCGCTGCCCGCCCTCGCCGTGCTGGACCTCGAACTGGGGGGCGCGAAGGTGCAGATGAGGCTCCTCGGCGCGTCCCACCAGGTGCTGCTGGAGGAGGAGCGCCGCACCTGCTCCGAGACGGTGGCGTGTCTGCCGGGCAGCAGCGCGCCCCTCCCGCTGGGCGTCGCCGAGCGCATGGGCGACTGGGAGTACGAGTTCGCGGCGCGCGTCGAGACGCTCTCCGAGGGCTCGTTCGCGGGGCGTGCGCAGGAGCTGCTCGCGCTGGTCGCCGATCATCCGCACGGACTGGCGGGGACGTTCCCCGGCAGCCCGTACGCGTTCACCGCCATGCTCGCGCAGCGGACCCGGGGGCAGGTGCACTGGCGGACCTGGCACGCCTATCCGCAGGAGGGCCAGCTCGTGGTGACCCGGACGCGGGTGGGCGCGCGGGTCGGGGCGTCCGTTTCGTGA
- a CDS encoding pyridoxal phosphate-dependent aminotransferase: MTQGRPLLNRRLAEFGTTIFAEMSALAVRTGSINLGQGFPDTDGPEAVREAAVRAVRSGHGNQYPPGVGVPELRNAVAEHQQRYYGLAYDPDAEVLVTTGATEAVAASLLALLEPGDEVIALEPYYDSYAACIALAGGTRVPVTLRPHEGAYRLDLDELRAAVTPRTRLILLNTPHNPTGTVLTREELAAVAALACERDLLVVTDEVYEHLVFEGEHIPLASFPGMRERTVTVSSAGKTFALTGWKIGWITASPELVAAVRSAKQFLTFVSGGPFQYAVAEALRLPDSYFEGLREDLRAKRDLLSTGLAEAGFEVYRPAGTYFVTTDIRPLGESDGFAFCRALPGRCGVVAVPNAVFYDHREQGAHFVRFAFCKRTEVLEDAVSRLKGLRAA; the protein is encoded by the coding sequence ATGACACAGGGACGACCGCTGCTCAACCGCCGCCTCGCCGAGTTCGGCACGACGATCTTCGCCGAGATGTCGGCGCTGGCCGTACGGACCGGATCGATCAATCTCGGCCAGGGCTTCCCCGACACCGACGGCCCCGAGGCGGTCCGCGAGGCCGCCGTCCGGGCCGTACGCTCCGGCCACGGCAACCAGTACCCGCCGGGCGTCGGCGTCCCCGAGCTGCGCAACGCGGTCGCGGAGCACCAGCAGCGGTACTACGGGCTGGCCTACGACCCCGACGCCGAGGTGCTGGTGACCACGGGCGCCACCGAGGCGGTCGCCGCCTCGCTGCTGGCCCTCCTGGAGCCGGGCGACGAGGTCATCGCCCTGGAGCCGTACTACGACTCGTACGCGGCCTGCATCGCCCTGGCGGGCGGGACCCGCGTCCCCGTCACGCTCCGGCCCCACGAAGGCGCCTACCGGCTCGACCTCGACGAGCTCCGGGCGGCCGTGACACCCCGTACGCGGCTGATCCTGCTCAACACCCCGCACAACCCCACCGGAACCGTCCTCACCCGTGAGGAACTCGCCGCCGTGGCCGCCCTCGCCTGCGAGCGGGACCTCCTCGTCGTCACCGACGAGGTCTACGAGCACCTCGTCTTCGAGGGCGAGCACATCCCCCTCGCGTCGTTCCCCGGCATGCGCGAGCGCACGGTGACCGTCAGCAGCGCGGGCAAGACGTTCGCGCTGACCGGCTGGAAGATCGGCTGGATCACCGCGAGCCCGGAGCTGGTCGCCGCCGTCCGCTCCGCCAAGCAGTTCCTGACCTTCGTCTCCGGCGGGCCGTTCCAGTACGCCGTCGCCGAGGCGCTGCGGCTGCCCGACAGCTACTTCGAGGGGCTGCGCGAGGATCTGCGTGCCAAGCGGGACCTGCTGAGCACCGGCCTCGCCGAGGCCGGCTTCGAGGTCTACAGGCCCGCCGGGACCTACTTCGTCACCACCGACATCCGCCCGCTCGGCGAGAGCGACGGCTTCGCGTTCTGCCGGGCGCTGCCCGGGCGCTGCGGTGTCGTGGCCGTCCCGAACGCCGTCTTCTACGACCACCGTGAACAGGGGGCGCACTTCGTCCGCTTCGCGTTCTGCAAGCGCACGGAGGTACTGGAGGACGCCGTGTCCCGGCTCAAGGGCCTCAGGGCGGCCTGA
- a CDS encoding YbjN domain-containing protein: MSIDPSSIPNFGGQPEPQESGPEGPVVPDQDLVKQLLEQMELKYVVDDEGDLAAPWEEFRTYFMFRGEDEQQVFSVRTFYDRPHALDQRPVLLDAIDDWNRRTLWPKVYTHAHEGEEGVAGSVRLIGEAQMLIGTGVSLEHFVSSTVSWVRASIEFDKWLVEHLGLEPAEKKDGAEGTESTEA; encoded by the coding sequence ATGTCTATCGACCCGTCCTCGATCCCCAACTTCGGGGGCCAGCCCGAACCCCAGGAGTCCGGCCCCGAGGGCCCGGTGGTCCCGGACCAGGACCTCGTCAAGCAGCTTCTCGAGCAGATGGAGCTGAAGTACGTCGTCGACGACGAGGGTGACCTCGCCGCGCCGTGGGAGGAGTTCCGCACGTACTTCATGTTCCGCGGCGAGGACGAGCAGCAGGTCTTCTCGGTGCGGACGTTCTACGACCGTCCGCACGCCCTGGACCAGCGTCCCGTCCTCCTCGACGCGATCGACGACTGGAACCGCCGCACCCTGTGGCCCAAGGTCTACACCCACGCCCACGAGGGCGAGGAGGGTGTCGCCGGTTCCGTGCGGCTGATCGGTGAGGCGCAGATGCTCATCGGCACCGGTGTCAGCCTGGAGCACTTCGTCTCCTCGACGGTCAGCTGGGTGCGCGCCTCGATCGAGTTCGACAAGTGGCTCGTCGAGCACCTGGGCCTGGAGCCCGCCGAGAAGAAGGACGGCGCCGAGGGCACGGAGTCCACGGAGGCCTGA
- a CDS encoding MFS transporter: MTERIPGDIGAESKDFGSGGLIRLSEFRLLWAAYAQSVLGDQLARVALSLLVFERTESAGWTAATYALTTLPALLSGVLLTGLADRFPRRTVMVGCDLVRAVLVGLMALPGTPLPLLAGLLVLAQLCEAPFGASQGALMPAVLGDRLYERGQRVIVITHQAGQLVGFAAGGVLVVWLGSHLSLGLNAATFLISAVLIRLGVKARPVDAEAGARPQRMHLQVRAAAALIWSDPRLRSLVALGWLAGFIVLPEGLAAPFAEEAGGSAASVGLLLAAHPAGMVLGAALLGRAAVGAERRRRLLGPLAIGANLPLLVYWAGPGVAVALLVLLVSGICSAYQITAGATFVMLTPAGQRGQALGLARSGLTAMQGIGVAAGGLVTELSGSSARTIGGAGLVGTVCAVVVAVAWARAREASAGTIPLSA, translated from the coding sequence GGTCTCATTCGCCTCAGCGAATTTCGTTTGCTGTGGGCGGCATATGCGCAATCGGTCCTGGGTGACCAGTTGGCACGGGTCGCGCTGTCGCTGCTGGTCTTCGAACGCACCGAGTCGGCCGGCTGGACGGCGGCGACCTACGCCCTCACGACCCTGCCCGCCCTGCTGTCCGGGGTGCTCCTGACCGGTCTGGCCGACCGGTTCCCCCGGCGCACGGTCATGGTCGGCTGCGATCTCGTGCGCGCCGTACTCGTCGGCCTGATGGCCCTGCCCGGTACGCCGCTGCCGCTGCTGGCCGGGCTGCTGGTGCTGGCGCAGCTCTGCGAGGCCCCGTTCGGCGCCTCGCAGGGCGCGCTCATGCCGGCCGTCCTCGGCGACCGCCTCTACGAACGCGGCCAGCGGGTCATCGTCATCACCCACCAGGCCGGGCAGCTGGTCGGCTTCGCCGCGGGCGGCGTGCTGGTCGTGTGGCTGGGCAGCCACCTCTCGCTGGGCCTGAACGCGGCCACGTTCCTGATCTCGGCCGTCCTGATCCGGCTGGGCGTCAAGGCGCGGCCGGTGGACGCGGAAGCCGGCGCGCGGCCGCAGCGGATGCACCTCCAGGTCCGCGCCGCGGCGGCCCTGATCTGGTCGGACCCGCGGCTGCGGTCGCTGGTCGCGCTCGGCTGGCTCGCCGGGTTCATCGTGCTGCCGGAGGGGCTTGCCGCACCGTTCGCCGAGGAGGCGGGCGGAAGTGCCGCCTCGGTGGGGCTCCTGCTCGCCGCGCACCCCGCGGGCATGGTCCTGGGTGCCGCACTGCTGGGACGGGCGGCCGTGGGCGCGGAGCGCCGGCGGCGGCTGCTCGGGCCGCTGGCGATCGGCGCGAACCTCCCGCTGCTCGTCTACTGGGCCGGCCCCGGTGTCGCGGTCGCCCTGCTGGTGCTGCTGGTGTCGGGCATCTGCTCGGCCTACCAGATCACCGCGGGGGCGACGTTCGTGATGCTGACCCCGGCCGGTCAGCGGGGTCAGGCGCTCGGACTGGCCAGGTCGGGACTGACCGCCATGCAGGGGATCGGGGTCGCCGCCGGAGGCCTGGTGACGGAGCTGTCCGGGTCGTCGGCCAGGACCATCGGCGGGGCGGGGCTCGTCGGGACGGTCTGCGCGGTCGTGGTCGCGGTCGCGTGGGCGCGCGCCAGGGAGGCGAGTGCGGGGACGATTCCCCTGAGCGCGTAG